The Clostridium aceticum genomic interval CAAATTTTCTTGTTTTAGTTGAATTAGTGCCACTCATAAATACCCCTAGATTTATTTTCTTTGCACCAGCCTTCTCTAATGGTAAGTAGTCTTCACAGCTCCATACTAGGGGATCATATCCACTTAAAATCCATGACCTACACTCTAAAAGTTCCCTCACTAATTTTTGATGGTCTTCCCTTTTCCACTCAAGGTCATAAATATCAAGTGCTGCTTGGTTTCTCGTTATTGGGTGATAAGGAGGGTCTATATATTTCACTACCTTTGGATCTGCCCCATATTTCTTTAGTAGTGGTTTATAATCTCCGTTTATTATTTCTATATCTCTAAGTGACGAACTATTTTTTGTTAGCTTTTTTATTTTTCTAAAGTACTCTTTTTCAATTTTTTTAGAATCCTCATCTGTCTTTCCTCTCAAATAACTTTCTTTTTGACAATTGCCCGACCAACTTAACATCGCTGCCATGTATGTAAATGCTGCTGAAAGTAGCTCTGGTATATCTTCCTTACTCTTATTGTCTATAGCATATCTATAAAGTTCTTCATCTCTACCTAATTTTAATAATAGTGTTCTCAACTGTTGTACCTTGATTGGATCTTTTACACAATTAAACAAGTTACATAGTCCTCTATCATACTCATTGTATATCTTTCTACCAAACTCATAAATGTCACCGTCCATCTCAAACATAGGTAGATTAAGTATATTTCTTCCTCCACCACCTGTTAATTCAATAAATGTATGACATCTATTTTCTTCTGCTATTTCCTTAATATATTCATTGATATAAGGTACTTGTTTATATTTACCGCCGTGCTTTTTAATAATTGAAACTCTATGTCCTCCAGATGAATGTCCCCCATTATTTATAGTAATGCCTCTAAAATTTCCTATTCCACTAATATTTATTCCTTTGAATGCTTCAATTCCAGTTATCATGTCTTTTTCTTTCTCCTTTCATCCCTTCATACTTTCAGAATCATTTAATAATCTTTCTAAACTGTTGGGTTATTTTATCTTACATGTTTCTCCATATAAACACGTTATTACTTAAATATTAATTGAAATGAATAGACTCGAGCGTAAAACTCAAGTCTATTCATTTACTACTTAAATGTCCTCTAAAGCCTTGAAATCAATTATATACACTTGTCTTTGCTTACCATCTAATTTTATTCCTGATGTATTCTTGCTTGTAATTCCATGACTTCCACCAGATAATATATATCCTTCAGCTTTCCATGCCTTAATAAGTTTTGTTCCTTTATTACTTCCAATGCCGATATCCCCTGCACTACCTTCAGCATCATTCATTCTATTAATAAAGTCGAAATATCTATCTGGTGTACCGTCATTTATAATATGATTAAATGCTGCTGTCTCAATTATTAACTGCTTTGATTTATTAGTAGACTCATAATCATATATGCCAAGGCACTCTGCCCTTTTAAACTCTTTCAGAGTCTTAAAGTACCTTTGATTACCATTTATATATTCATGTAATCTCTTTAACTCTACAAGCACTTTATTTGACTTCTCAAATGCCTTATTTATTTGTTGATTTAACATCTCAAGTAGTTTATCAATATCTATGTTTAAATCAAAACACTCATTTACTAGCTGTGCTGTAAATATAATTACTGCCATTCTCTTTGCTGCACGATGATTAATACCCTTTTTATTGCGTATAACTCTTACAGTAGCTAAGTATTCATCTACTAATGTCTTGGTATTATATCTACCTATTATATATTTAGCAAACTCTTCTCCAGCTTCTCCATAATTGGTATCCATGAATTCATCTAATTGTTCTGCATGTTCACCACTGTCAGTAAGATCATTATTACACTCTATCTCTATAAACCTATAGTAAGCACCTTTCTTAGTAGTATCTGAAATGGCATCTGCAATGCTTTCTTCTGTGCTC includes:
- a CDS encoding DNA adenine methylase, producing MITGIEAFKGINISGIGNFRGITINNGGHSSGGHRVSIIKKHGGKYKQVPYINEYIKEIAEENRCHTFIELTGGGGRNILNLPMFEMDGDIYEFGRKIYNEYDRGLCNLFNCVKDPIKVQQLRTLLLKLGRDEELYRYAIDNKSKEDIPELLSAAFTYMAAMLSWSGNCQKESYLRGKTDEDSKKIEKEYFRKIKKLTKNSSSLRDIEIINGDYKPLLKKYGADPKVVKYIDPPYHPITRNQAALDIYDLEWKREDHQKLVRELLECRSWILSGYDPLVWSCEDYLPLEKAGAKKINLGVFMSGTNSTKTRKFDKEEYLWIMK